The Nitrospira sp. genome contains a region encoding:
- a CDS encoding adenosylhomocysteinase, protein MDYDVRDIKLADQGKSKIEWAEATMPVLRLIRKRFKRQQPLKGVRVTACLHVTTETANLAITLKAGGADVRLCASNPLSTQDDVAAALVQHEGIPTFAIKGEDNATYYRHIESAIAHRPHLTMDDGADVVSHLHSKRKELLKNVIGGTEETTTGVIRLRSMAEKKVLKFPVISVNDADTKHMFDNRYGTGQSTMDGIVRATNRLVCGSVVVVVGYGWCGRGIAMRAKGMGADVVVTEVDPLKGLEAVMDGFRVMPMEQAAPVGDFFVTVTGNIHVIRGEHFAVMKDGAIVCNSGHFNVELDIPTLEKLAGKRKAVRTGVEQFTLKKNGHRVSLLGEGRLVNLATAEGHPSSVMDMSFANQALGAEYIVKNYKQLEKKVYPVPEAIDKEIARLKLAGMGVAIDTLTAEQKKYLASWEMGT, encoded by the coding sequence GTGGACTACGATGTGAGAGATATCAAGCTGGCAGACCAAGGCAAATCGAAAATCGAATGGGCGGAAGCAACGATGCCCGTATTGCGGCTGATTCGCAAACGGTTCAAGCGGCAGCAACCATTAAAGGGAGTTCGCGTCACCGCGTGTTTGCACGTGACTACCGAAACGGCGAATCTGGCTATCACGTTGAAAGCCGGCGGGGCCGATGTCCGTCTCTGTGCCTCAAATCCCCTCAGTACTCAGGACGACGTCGCCGCTGCCTTGGTTCAACATGAAGGCATTCCAACCTTTGCCATCAAGGGCGAAGACAACGCCACGTACTACCGCCATATCGAATCCGCGATTGCGCACCGGCCCCATCTGACCATGGATGACGGCGCCGATGTCGTGTCGCACCTGCACTCCAAACGCAAAGAACTGTTAAAGAATGTCATCGGCGGTACGGAAGAAACCACCACAGGTGTCATTCGTTTGCGCAGTATGGCCGAAAAGAAAGTTCTCAAGTTCCCGGTCATTTCCGTCAACGATGCCGACACCAAACATATGTTCGACAACCGCTATGGAACCGGTCAATCCACCATGGACGGCATTGTGCGCGCGACCAACCGATTGGTCTGCGGCTCAGTCGTTGTGGTAGTGGGCTATGGATGGTGCGGACGCGGTATCGCAATGCGGGCCAAAGGTATGGGCGCGGACGTGGTCGTGACCGAGGTGGATCCCTTGAAAGGCCTCGAAGCCGTCATGGACGGATTCCGCGTCATGCCGATGGAACAAGCGGCTCCGGTTGGAGATTTCTTCGTCACGGTCACCGGTAACATCCACGTGATCCGAGGAGAACATTTCGCTGTGATGAAAGACGGCGCCATCGTCTGCAACAGCGGGCACTTCAATGTGGAGCTGGATATCCCGACTCTTGAAAAGTTGGCCGGCAAGCGCAAAGCTGTTCGGACGGGAGTTGAGCAATTCACGCTTAAGAAAAACGGCCACCGTGTCAGCTTGCTCGGTGAAGGCCGGCTGGTGAACCTTGCCACCGCAGAAGGACATCCCTCCAGCGTCATGGACATGAGCTTTGCGAACCAGGCGCTTGGCGCCGAATACATCGTAAAGAATTACAAACAGCTCGAAAAGAAAGTGTATCCCGTCCCGGAGGCTATCGATAAAGAGATTGCCCGGCTCAAACTGGCCGGCATGGGTGTGGCAATCGATACGTTGACGGCGGAGCAGAAAAAGTATCTGGCATCCTGGGAAATGGGCACGTAG
- a CDS encoding cyclase family protein, which yields MIVALIVVVGCSSAIPHRDHSVWEHSRIVDLTHSFGSDTIVWPTEQDFKLVVQHAEDAPGGYYYASNRLEMAEHGGTHIDAPIHFSRGKQTLDQIPVERLVGTGIRIDVTEQCARDRDYRVAIADFERWEAEHGRIPNGAIALLDTGYARSWPDRKAYLGTEERGQEGVRALHFPGLHPEAAAWLVRERGVKAVGIDTASIDFGRSTKFETHVALLSQNVPVFENLATPHDLPHRGFDVIALPMKIAGGTGGPLRIIAVIPPAH from the coding sequence ATGATTGTGGCACTGATCGTGGTCGTGGGGTGCTCCTCTGCCATTCCTCATCGCGATCATTCTGTCTGGGAGCACTCACGGATTGTTGATCTCACCCACTCATTCGGGTCGGATACCATCGTCTGGCCAACGGAGCAGGACTTCAAGCTCGTCGTCCAGCATGCAGAGGATGCGCCTGGCGGGTACTACTATGCCTCCAACCGTCTGGAGATGGCTGAGCATGGCGGCACGCACATCGACGCCCCGATCCATTTTTCCAGAGGGAAGCAGACGCTGGATCAGATTCCAGTGGAGCGATTAGTCGGGACAGGCATCCGAATCGATGTCACGGAGCAATGCGCGCGTGATCGGGATTACCGCGTGGCGATCGCCGATTTCGAGCGGTGGGAAGCCGAGCATGGGCGAATACCAAACGGCGCCATCGCTCTGTTGGACACGGGCTATGCGCGATCCTGGCCGGATCGGAAAGCCTATCTGGGAACAGAGGAGAGAGGACAGGAGGGAGTACGCGCGCTGCATTTCCCTGGGTTGCATCCTGAAGCGGCGGCTTGGTTGGTACGTGAACGAGGAGTGAAAGCCGTGGGCATCGATACTGCCTCGATCGATTTTGGCCGATCGACCAAATTCGAAACACATGTCGCGCTGCTATCTCAGAATGTGCCGGTATTCGAAAATCTCGCCACGCCGCATGATCTGCCGCATCGCGGGTTCGACGTGATCGCACTTCCGATGAAGATTGCCGGCGGCACGGGTGGCCCGCTTCGGATCATCGCGGTGATACCACCTGCGCACTGA
- a CDS encoding glutaredoxin, which produces MADPIEDEIQKEVKAHKILIYGKGTKTMPMCGFTRETMQFFDKYGYPYELIDVLSQPAKREALTKLTNWPTLPKVFIDGTFYGDTDILDPMAAKGEIEPLLKKAFGK; this is translated from the coding sequence ATGGCCGATCCGATCGAGGACGAAATCCAAAAGGAAGTAAAGGCGCATAAGATTTTGATCTACGGTAAGGGAACCAAAACCATGCCGATGTGCGGATTCACGAGGGAGACCATGCAGTTTTTTGATAAATATGGGTATCCCTACGAGCTTATCGACGTTTTGTCACAGCCTGCCAAACGGGAGGCCCTGACGAAGCTGACGAATTGGCCGACGCTTCCCAAAGTATTTATCGACGGCACTTTTTATGGCGACACCGATATCCTCGATCCCATGGCCGCCAAGGGTGAGATCGAACCGCTCCTGAAAAAGGCGTTCGGGAAGTAG
- a CDS encoding BolA family transcriptional regulator: MITPDAVTDYVRKCLPDAVVTVTDRTGTMNHLKVVIVSDGFQGKNLLDRHRMIYQALDAPMKDGRIHALELTARTRDEA, translated from the coding sequence GTGATCACACCCGATGCAGTGACCGATTATGTTCGCAAGTGCCTGCCGGATGCCGTGGTGACAGTGACCGACCGGACGGGAACGATGAATCATCTGAAGGTCGTTATCGTTTCGGATGGGTTTCAAGGAAAGAATCTCTTGGACCGGCACCGCATGATCTATCAAGCCTTAGACGCTCCGATGAAGGATGGACGGATCCATGCATTGGAGTTAACGGCACGAACCAGAGATGAGGCATAG
- a CDS encoding response regulator yields the protein MSEFKSGFFVGGESCNGRVLIVDDEPDIRKVVRMTLHKAGYDILEAENGEKAIEVINSGENRLLLDVIICDIRMPKVNGIEAIAYFRQNYPRVPLIVLTGFPDTDMATSLLRQGVVDYLVKPVEGEKLKASVARAMEQRELAHL from the coding sequence ATGAGCGAATTCAAATCCGGGTTTTTTGTAGGAGGGGAAAGCTGTAATGGTCGAGTGCTGATCGTCGATGACGAACCCGACATCCGTAAGGTCGTCCGAATGACGCTGCACAAGGCGGGGTACGATATCCTGGAAGCAGAAAATGGAGAAAAGGCCATCGAAGTCATCAACTCCGGTGAGAATCGCCTCCTTCTTGACGTCATCATCTGCGACATCCGGATGCCGAAGGTAAACGGCATCGAAGCAATCGCCTACTTCCGCCAGAACTATCCGCGCGTCCCCTTGATCGTCCTGACCGGATTCCCGGACACCGACATGGCCACGTCTTTACTCCGGCAGGGTGTTGTGGATTATCTCGTGAAGCCGGTGGAAGGCGAAAAATTGAAAGCCTCTGTCGCTCGTGCCATGGAACAGCGTGAATTGGCTCATCTATGA
- a CDS encoding HAMP domain-containing protein, with protein sequence MSETPISSQPGTRWGLKTKIILSMLLVGIIPLVVGLGMAFWQGSQEIREVSGESFEALATEAARKLDLLLAEEIAHTARIANDTAIIRELEHRRDARGDSKNPAAAITDLERRWTDRDTAAIKSITDNRLSALLHEYYTGVHSAPGQLLPHVVRSSTKMLYLTDAQGVLVATMTDHPAFRHHTTRWWKGTFNKAVGKLYVEDVHFDEKVNAYVFSISLPVMDSLRYEVVGVLHRVIDAKEFFSPATHVTRFGKTGHVMLIDTNGIVVSCPILPTGVPLSDPKLIPLVTPQQPGWVQASSDGHGGQATSVIGFAPLSETSRVTNGASDDGSWHTFVWQSSDELFAPIEHLFAWVTVFGAVAIVLLASLGYVSAGRIVTPVRQLQQAAQSIGRGELRTPIQIHTGDELEDLAAEFNRMNQQLNAAFAGLTDQVKLKTQEVQVLQQSTDQILDAVPTPILLIDANEIVRYINRAARESFTVQEPMSGASLFTILPLDPAVQKQLQAEFRTNGDKPFPTADFEREAAPRDPLEPTADHASARHRSELHIGSRVYHYQWFRLPARPGEEDSIGLVLRDTTDESRLQDQLVQAEKTGSLGVLTAGIGHELNNPLFGVIGLGEAIQEEDNLERIKSYAQDIVAHGRRMSTIIRDFTGMASRDTSDKPVPIVLERELDEALATAQTTVEMKSIVIQKTYAGETPVLAFPDQLRQALVNLVTNAVQAMKGEGTLALATVQSDHMVTATITDSGPGISKQHLSKVFDPFFTTKGQGEGSGLGLTVARRIIRKFGGDLRIECLEGQGTTCIVTLPISVPQSPKGGSWATSASRSEPQPSHSS encoded by the coding sequence ATGAGCGAGACGCCGATATCATCGCAGCCAGGCACACGATGGGGGTTGAAGACCAAGATCATTCTTTCCATGCTGCTCGTCGGTATCATCCCGCTCGTTGTGGGTTTGGGCATGGCATTCTGGCAGGGCTCCCAAGAAATCCGGGAGGTCAGCGGGGAAAGTTTTGAAGCGCTTGCGACTGAAGCCGCCCGCAAACTTGATCTCCTCCTTGCCGAAGAAATCGCGCACACCGCGCGTATCGCGAATGACACTGCGATCATTCGTGAGTTGGAGCACCGGCGTGATGCGCGAGGCGACTCCAAGAATCCGGCGGCCGCGATCACTGATTTGGAGCGGCGTTGGACAGATCGAGACACGGCTGCGATCAAATCCATCACGGACAACCGTCTTAGCGCATTGCTCCACGAGTACTATACCGGCGTCCACAGTGCACCTGGTCAATTGCTTCCGCACGTCGTCCGCTCCTCGACAAAGATGCTGTACCTCACGGACGCACAAGGTGTGCTCGTGGCAACGATGACCGACCATCCGGCGTTCCGCCACCACACCACCCGATGGTGGAAGGGGACCTTCAACAAAGCCGTGGGGAAGCTCTATGTCGAAGATGTCCATTTCGACGAGAAGGTGAACGCTTATGTATTCTCCATCTCACTCCCGGTCATGGACAGTCTTCGGTATGAAGTCGTCGGAGTCCTTCACCGCGTGATCGACGCCAAGGAGTTCTTCTCTCCTGCAACTCACGTCACGCGATTTGGAAAAACCGGCCATGTCATGCTGATTGACACCAACGGAATCGTCGTCAGTTGCCCCATTCTTCCCACGGGCGTCCCATTGTCCGATCCGAAGTTAATCCCGCTCGTAACACCGCAGCAGCCCGGTTGGGTACAAGCCTCAAGCGATGGTCACGGCGGGCAGGCTACGTCCGTTATCGGGTTTGCCCCGCTCTCGGAAACCAGCCGGGTCACCAACGGAGCCAGCGACGATGGGTCGTGGCACACCTTCGTCTGGCAATCGTCCGATGAACTCTTTGCCCCGATCGAACATCTATTCGCCTGGGTGACCGTGTTTGGAGCCGTAGCCATCGTGCTGCTGGCCTCGCTTGGCTACGTGTCTGCCGGCCGCATTGTCACCCCGGTACGGCAGCTGCAACAGGCGGCGCAGTCCATCGGGCGCGGTGAATTGCGAACCCCGATTCAGATCCACACCGGTGACGAATTGGAGGACTTGGCCGCAGAATTCAACCGCATGAATCAGCAATTGAACGCCGCTTTCGCCGGACTGACCGATCAAGTCAAATTGAAAACCCAGGAAGTCCAAGTCCTCCAGCAATCCACGGATCAAATTCTAGACGCCGTTCCCACTCCAATCCTCTTAATCGATGCGAACGAAATTGTGCGTTACATCAATCGGGCGGCCCGCGAATCCTTCACGGTCCAAGAGCCGATGTCGGGCGCGTCGCTGTTCACGATTCTTCCGCTCGACCCAGCCGTTCAGAAACAGCTTCAAGCGGAGTTCCGGACCAATGGAGATAAGCCATTTCCCACAGCCGACTTCGAGCGTGAGGCAGCACCGAGGGATCCGTTGGAACCTACTGCCGATCACGCATCAGCCCGTCATCGGTCGGAACTCCACATCGGATCGCGTGTCTATCACTATCAATGGTTCCGATTGCCCGCGAGGCCCGGGGAAGAAGACAGCATTGGTCTGGTGCTTCGAGACACCACGGATGAGAGTCGGCTGCAGGATCAATTGGTCCAGGCGGAGAAAACAGGAAGCCTTGGCGTCCTGACCGCCGGCATCGGCCATGAACTCAACAACCCCTTATTTGGAGTCATCGGGCTTGGAGAAGCCATCCAAGAAGAAGACAACCTTGAACGGATCAAGAGCTATGCTCAGGACATTGTGGCCCATGGTCGCCGGATGTCGACGATCATCCGAGATTTCACCGGCATGGCAAGCCGAGACACTTCCGACAAGCCTGTTCCGATCGTTTTGGAGCGTGAATTGGACGAAGCGTTAGCCACGGCACAGACCACCGTTGAAATGAAAAGCATCGTGATCCAGAAAACCTATGCGGGCGAGACACCCGTCCTCGCTTTTCCTGATCAACTCCGGCAAGCGCTGGTGAATCTGGTGACCAACGCTGTGCAAGCCATGAAAGGCGAGGGTACCCTCGCTTTAGCCACCGTCCAGTCAGACCATATGGTGACCGCAACCATCACCGACTCCGGACCCGGTATTTCCAAGCAACACCTCTCGAAGGTCTTTGACCCATTTTTTACAACAAAAGGACAGGGGGAGGGTTCGGGACTTGGACTGACCGTCGCGAGACGCATTATCCGAAAATTCGGAGGCGACCTCCGCATCGAATGTCTCGAAGGCCAAGGCACCACCTGCATCGTCACCCTGCCGATCAGTGTGCCTCAATCACCCAAAGGAGGCTCATGGGCAACTTCCGCCTCGCGTTCCGAGCCGCAACCGTCACACTCATCTTAG
- a CDS encoding DUF3365 domain-containing protein, with the protein MGNFRLAFRAATVTLILGGCWGLAALLAAKESPIAVGISPERVADYVHAVVEADRTIYTTQVVNRMQGKGIVAATEHWEQDNALPLPAQFLQHSGRLVAESGRGIRYRLIGLSPIYQRNAPATDFERKALEVLKDQPDRPITGIVSSGKKQYFQAIYADRAVSSACVTCHNSHPLSPKQDFKVNDVMGGIAITIPLE; encoded by the coding sequence ATGGGCAACTTCCGCCTCGCGTTCCGAGCCGCAACCGTCACACTCATCTTAGGGGGGTGCTGGGGTCTAGCTGCTCTCCTCGCCGCCAAAGAGAGCCCTATCGCCGTCGGGATCTCACCTGAAAGGGTCGCGGATTACGTCCATGCTGTCGTCGAGGCAGATCGCACGATTTATACGACTCAGGTCGTGAATCGTATGCAGGGGAAAGGGATTGTCGCAGCAACCGAACATTGGGAGCAGGACAACGCGCTTCCCCTGCCGGCCCAGTTTCTCCAACATTCAGGCCGATTGGTCGCCGAGAGCGGCCGAGGCATCCGTTACCGACTTATCGGGCTCTCCCCGATCTATCAACGCAATGCCCCCGCTACCGACTTCGAGCGAAAGGCACTGGAGGTGCTTAAAGACCAGCCCGATCGGCCGATCACCGGAATTGTCTCAAGCGGCAAGAAACAATACTTCCAAGCCATCTATGCGGACCGAGCCGTCTCTTCTGCGTGCGTCACCTGTCACAATAGTCATCCGCTGAGTCCCAAGCAGGACTTTAAGGTGAATGATGTGATGGGTGGCATCGCGATTACGATCCCGCTGGAATAA
- a CDS encoding AI-2E family transporter, whose protein sequence is MTRQQLFSIVFFSLLVLLLYQIGLMFKPFVLSALWAGLLAHWGFPIHLRLTKLLGGKEAVSAAVLTIGALGVVIVPLVVMGAMLVREAGAAEQEIRVWISSGGLQRLPNQLATIPFIGGWLKSAVSGTGAPVLSVEQSLMTGVKEVSQFLVGSMGGLLKNAFALVTDFFMMLLVLFFLFKDGRQWLTVLYELIPMEESHKSKILTRLDQTIRAVVKGMLVTAIVQGLLAGLAYLALSVPFPIGLTALTIVLAPIPFGGTGLIWGPVVLYFFWIGSVGKALAMLVWGIGVVSMVDQFLRPWLIGQDVQIPVLLLVLSVLGGLALYGLLGLFVGPILVSLLMTAVQIYREEYQLKQTIAPASSSTPS, encoded by the coding sequence ATGACTCGACAACAACTCTTTTCCATCGTGTTCTTCTCTCTCCTGGTCTTACTGCTCTATCAGATTGGGTTGATGTTCAAACCCTTCGTGCTGTCGGCTCTCTGGGCGGGACTGCTTGCCCATTGGGGGTTTCCCATCCATCTTCGGTTGACAAAACTCTTAGGTGGCAAGGAGGCGGTATCCGCTGCAGTGCTGACGATCGGTGCGTTGGGTGTTGTGATCGTCCCGTTGGTCGTGATGGGAGCTATGCTGGTACGGGAAGCGGGAGCAGCGGAACAGGAGATTCGAGTGTGGATTTCGTCTGGCGGGCTTCAAAGGTTGCCGAATCAATTGGCGACCATCCCCTTCATCGGCGGTTGGCTGAAGTCGGCTGTATCGGGAACCGGCGCACCGGTGCTTTCCGTGGAGCAGTCGTTGATGACCGGAGTGAAAGAGGTCAGCCAATTTTTAGTCGGCAGCATGGGCGGCCTGCTGAAGAATGCGTTCGCGCTCGTGACGGATTTTTTCATGATGTTGCTGGTGCTGTTTTTCCTTTTCAAGGATGGCCGACAGTGGCTCACGGTGTTATACGAACTGATTCCGATGGAAGAGTCGCATAAGTCCAAGATCCTGACCCGGTTGGATCAAACGATTCGTGCGGTGGTGAAAGGGATGTTGGTGACGGCTATTGTTCAAGGCCTGCTGGCGGGGCTGGCCTACCTTGCGCTCAGTGTGCCTTTTCCGATCGGACTCACGGCATTGACGATCGTTCTGGCCCCGATTCCATTCGGTGGAACGGGGTTGATCTGGGGCCCGGTGGTCCTCTACTTCTTCTGGATCGGTTCTGTCGGAAAAGCGCTTGCGATGCTGGTTTGGGGGATCGGTGTGGTCTCGATGGTCGATCAGTTTCTTCGCCCATGGCTGATAGGCCAAGATGTGCAGATTCCCGTGTTGCTGCTCGTGCTCAGCGTGTTGGGCGGGCTGGCGCTGTACGGATTGCTCGGCCTTTTCGTCGGACCGATATTGGTCAGTTTGCTCATGACCGCGGTTCAGATTTATCGGGAGGAGTACCAACTCAAGCAGACGATTGCCCCCGCGAGTTCGTCAACGCCATCTTAA
- a CDS encoding polymer-forming cytoskeletal protein gives MKKTGYVDDGNITLLAKGVELKGEIKVDGTVRIDGRLEGDVHTKGEVIVGEDGVVKGAIHADSLISSGRIKATVTATGRVQLLKTAILIGEVHSPMLLMEEGAKFQGVSDMGVTGWPEESSRLPSNVRDMNAHRGKAVALIGREADL, from the coding sequence ATGAAAAAGACCGGGTATGTGGATGACGGCAATATCACGCTGTTGGCAAAAGGCGTTGAATTGAAGGGTGAAATCAAAGTCGACGGTACAGTCCGGATCGATGGCCGCCTGGAAGGCGATGTGCATACCAAAGGTGAAGTGATTGTGGGAGAAGATGGAGTCGTAAAAGGAGCCATCCATGCCGATTCACTCATCAGCAGCGGACGCATCAAAGCGACGGTGACGGCGACCGGGCGTGTACAACTGCTCAAAACGGCGATTCTGATCGGCGAAGTGCACAGTCCTATGCTGCTGATGGAAGAGGGAGCCAAATTTCAGGGAGTGAGCGACATGGGAGTCACCGGCTGGCCGGAAGAATCCTCTCGATTGCCCAGCAATGTTCGTGACATGAATGCGCATCGTGGAAAGGCGGTCGCGTTGATCGGCAGAGAAGCCGACCTGTAG
- a CDS encoding PBP1A family penicillin-binding protein: MASARVWFKRGIGATLALALCGLIGLVIYAAVLSASLSLPRSDEHPPLLIYGAPFFLTPGLHPVDSGLLDRLHRLEYRPVTGTPRGAGEYFVTNDAIEIVLRAQEDNRLPARSIRLILTNGIVTEVLSVPDNQPVSLVALEPVLISGMRAGTKQVREWIQLDQIPPALIETLLAVEDRRFFSHYGVDPLAIGRALWINVTRGAVVQGGSTLTQQLAKNLFYSPQRTMGRKFRELVAAIALEFKYRKEEILESYVNEIYLGQAGLVSIYGVSEAAHRYFGKTPGNLSIEEIALIVGLIKGPNTYSPVKNVESATKRRNVVLRRLREEGILTEEAVTVALNRPVKVVLTNDALTDAPYFVDYLFREIEQGTGMGIPEGARIYSTLDPRTQQIVAQVLQKGLAKLEKSYPALAGVEPSLQGAAVVLDVKRGHVLAMVGGRDYRLSQFNRAVQAHRSAGSLFKPFVYLAGFEAAHDQGMTGLTPATLLMDEPVTLESGTGPWSPQNYDRQYRGQVTVRTALEQSLNVPAVRTAHRTGIVTLTGVLQKFGITTPLADNLSLALGSSAVSLLQITSAYAGLANGGVVIRPVALSNMANVGGETIWSPTLDRRQAATPQGTFLVTSLLKGVVDRGTAAKAKTFGVQGPVAGKTGTTDGYRDAWFVGYTPDIAIGVWVGFDDERPLTLTGAQAALPIWSELAVRLLPQGAQDFEMPSGVVQRRIDPRTGQLATSQCPEKISEFFIAGTEPTIYCEVHGGGFWEQLKHTFGLSSQ; this comes from the coding sequence ATGGCATCGGCTCGTGTTTGGTTCAAGAGAGGAATAGGCGCCACGCTGGCATTGGCGCTATGTGGTCTCATCGGCCTCGTGATTTATGCTGCCGTGCTCTCGGCGAGCCTGTCGCTTCCAAGGAGCGATGAGCATCCTCCGCTCCTTATTTACGGAGCTCCGTTCTTCCTAACGCCGGGGCTCCATCCCGTGGATTCAGGCTTATTGGACCGCCTGCATCGGCTGGAATACAGGCCGGTCACTGGGACGCCGCGGGGAGCCGGTGAGTATTTCGTCACGAACGATGCGATTGAGATTGTCCTGCGTGCTCAGGAAGATAATCGACTTCCCGCCCGATCCATACGGTTGATATTGACTAACGGCATTGTGACCGAGGTGTTGTCGGTGCCGGACAATCAGCCAGTCTCACTTGTAGCTCTCGAGCCGGTCTTGATCAGCGGCATGCGGGCAGGAACCAAACAAGTTCGTGAATGGATTCAGTTGGACCAGATACCTCCCGCGCTGATTGAAACGTTGCTAGCCGTCGAAGATCGTCGCTTTTTCTCTCACTATGGCGTTGATCCTCTCGCCATCGGTCGGGCGCTGTGGATCAATGTCACTCGCGGAGCCGTCGTGCAGGGGGGCAGCACCCTCACTCAGCAGCTGGCAAAAAACCTCTTTTATTCTCCCCAACGCACCATGGGGCGGAAGTTCCGGGAGCTTGTGGCCGCGATCGCGCTCGAGTTCAAATACCGCAAAGAAGAAATTCTGGAGAGTTATGTGAACGAGATCTATCTCGGTCAAGCCGGGCTGGTGTCGATCTACGGTGTGAGCGAAGCGGCGCATCGCTACTTTGGCAAAACACCCGGTAATTTGTCGATCGAGGAAATCGCATTGATCGTTGGATTGATTAAGGGACCCAATACCTATTCGCCGGTGAAAAACGTGGAGTCGGCAACCAAGCGCCGCAATGTCGTGCTCCGCCGCCTACGCGAAGAGGGCATTCTGACAGAGGAAGCCGTAACGGTGGCCCTGAACCGCCCGGTTAAAGTCGTCCTGACCAATGATGCGCTCACCGATGCGCCGTACTTTGTTGATTATCTGTTTAGGGAGATTGAGCAAGGAACCGGGATGGGAATTCCGGAAGGAGCGAGAATCTATTCGACTCTTGATCCCAGAACGCAGCAAATCGTTGCGCAGGTCTTACAGAAAGGATTGGCAAAACTGGAGAAGAGCTATCCGGCGCTGGCCGGCGTTGAGCCGTCGCTTCAGGGCGCTGCAGTTGTGTTGGACGTGAAGCGTGGCCATGTGTTGGCGATGGTCGGTGGACGGGACTATCGACTGAGCCAGTTCAATCGTGCGGTGCAGGCGCATCGATCAGCGGGATCTCTCTTCAAGCCCTTCGTCTACCTGGCAGGATTCGAAGCGGCCCATGATCAAGGGATGACCGGTCTGACTCCGGCGACGCTGCTAATGGATGAACCGGTGACCTTGGAATCCGGCACCGGTCCCTGGTCACCTCAGAATTACGATCGGCAGTATCGAGGGCAGGTCACGGTCCGAACGGCCCTTGAGCAGTCACTCAACGTTCCAGCCGTCCGAACGGCTCACCGGACTGGAATTGTGACGCTGACGGGCGTGCTACAGAAGTTCGGGATTACCACGCCACTAGCCGACAATTTATCTTTGGCCCTGGGGAGTTCAGCGGTTTCCTTACTGCAGATCACATCAGCTTACGCAGGACTCGCCAATGGAGGAGTTGTCATCCGCCCGGTCGCCTTGTCCAATATGGCGAATGTGGGTGGTGAGACCATCTGGAGTCCTACCCTTGATCGACGTCAGGCGGCCACTCCACAAGGGACATTTCTTGTGACATCCTTGTTGAAAGGAGTGGTGGATCGAGGTACCGCCGCCAAGGCCAAAACCTTCGGAGTTCAAGGGCCGGTCGCAGGCAAAACCGGGACGACGGATGGCTATCGAGATGCGTGGTTCGTCGGGTACACCCCGGATATCGCGATCGGTGTCTGGGTCGGGTTTGACGATGAGCGACCGCTTACGTTGACCGGCGCGCAGGCCGCGCTTCCGATCTGGAGTGAGTTGGCGGTTCGGCTCCTACCACAGGGTGCGCAGGATTTTGAGATGCCGTCGGGGGTCGTCCAGCGTCGGATCGACCCGAGAACCGGCCAGCTGGCGACTTCGCAATGTCCCGAGAAAATATCAGAGTTCTTCATCGCCGGGACTGAGCCGACGATCTACTGCGAAGTTCACGGAGGCGGCTTCTGGGAACAACTGAAGCACACGTTCGGCCTCTCCTCGCAATAA